In one window of Agromyces badenianii DNA:
- a CDS encoding NAD-dependent succinate-semialdehyde dehydrogenase, with amino-acid sequence MTNATLEATVLDKVDGGLFIGGEWVGAEGGKTLAVVDPSTGETIKEIADASVADGIRALDAAVAAQDAWAATAPRERGELLRRAFDLLQERKEEFALLMTLEMGKPLAEARGEVAYGGEFLRWFSEEAVRISGRYGLNPEGTGRMIVSQRPVGPSFFITPWNFPLAMATRKIAPALAAGCTVVIKPPALTPLTTLAFVQLLEEVGLPAGVVNVIATSTSSKVSGPIIADPRLRKLSFTGSTEVGRSLMKEAAQGILRTSMELGGNAPFVIFDDADLDRAVDGAMLAKFRNIGQACTAANRFIVHESVADEFGTRVAERVRAMRVGRGTEDGVAIGPLIDAKAVASTDELVSDAVDKGARVLAGGAPIDGAGTFYAPTVLGSVPADARLLREEIFGPVLGITTFSTEDEAVRLANATEYGLVSYVFTQDLARGHRMIDRLATGMMGLNTGLVSNAAAPFGGIKQSGIGREGGLEGIHEYLDTKYTLIPVS; translated from the coding sequence ATGACGAACGCAACTCTGGAAGCCACGGTGCTCGACAAGGTCGACGGCGGCCTCTTCATCGGCGGCGAGTGGGTCGGGGCCGAGGGCGGCAAGACCCTCGCCGTCGTCGACCCGTCGACCGGCGAGACCATCAAGGAGATCGCGGACGCCTCCGTCGCCGACGGCATCCGCGCACTCGACGCCGCGGTGGCCGCGCAGGATGCGTGGGCCGCGACCGCCCCTCGCGAACGCGGTGAGCTGCTGCGCCGCGCCTTCGACCTGCTGCAAGAGCGCAAGGAGGAGTTCGCGCTGCTCATGACGCTCGAGATGGGCAAGCCGCTCGCCGAGGCGCGCGGCGAGGTCGCCTACGGCGGCGAGTTCCTCCGCTGGTTCAGCGAAGAGGCCGTGCGCATCTCGGGCCGTTACGGCCTGAACCCCGAGGGCACCGGCCGCATGATCGTCTCGCAGCGCCCCGTCGGCCCGTCGTTCTTCATCACGCCGTGGAACTTCCCGCTCGCCATGGCGACGCGCAAGATCGCACCGGCACTGGCGGCGGGATGCACCGTGGTGATCAAGCCCCCGGCGCTCACGCCGCTCACGACCCTCGCGTTCGTGCAGCTGCTCGAAGAGGTCGGCCTGCCCGCCGGCGTCGTGAACGTCATCGCGACGTCGACCTCGTCGAAGGTCTCGGGCCCGATCATCGCCGACCCGCGCCTGCGCAAGCTGAGCTTCACGGGCTCGACCGAGGTGGGCCGCAGCCTCATGAAGGAGGCGGCGCAGGGCATCCTCCGCACCTCGATGGAACTCGGCGGCAATGCGCCGTTCGTGATCTTCGACGACGCCGACCTCGACAGGGCCGTCGACGGTGCGATGCTCGCGAAGTTCCGCAACATCGGGCAGGCCTGCACCGCCGCCAACCGCTTCATCGTGCACGAGTCGGTCGCTGACGAGTTCGGCACCCGGGTGGCCGAGCGCGTGCGTGCGATGCGCGTCGGGCGGGGCACCGAAGACGGCGTCGCGATCGGCCCGCTCATCGACGCGAAGGCGGTCGCCTCGACCGACGAGCTCGTCAGCGACGCGGTCGACAAGGGCGCGCGGGTGCTCGCCGGCGGCGCTCCCATCGACGGTGCCGGCACCTTCTACGCGCCGACCGTGCTCGGCTCCGTGCCGGCCGACGCCCGACTCCTCCGTGAAGAGATCTTCGGCCCGGTGCTCGGCATCACGACGTTCTCGACCGAAGACGAGGCCGTGCGCCTCGCCAACGCCACCGAATACGGCCTCGTCTCCTACGTGTTCACGCAAGACCTCGCGCGAGGTCACCGCATGATCGACCGTCTGGCCACGGGCATGATGGGCCTGAACACGGGCCTCGTCTCCAACGCGGCCGCGCCGTTCGGCGGCATCAAGCAGTCGGGCATCGGCCGCGAGGGCGGGCTCGAGGGCATCCACGAGTACCTCGACACGAAGTACACGCTCATCCCGGTGAGCTGA
- a CDS encoding flavin monoamine oxidase family protein, with protein MERIDCDVVIVGAGASGLTAANTLKDAGRSVVVLEARERIGGRLWTDDIDGAMLEIGGQWVSPDQDALIETLAELGLETYSRYREGENVYIDASGERRLFEGDIFPVPAKTENEIVGLIEKLDALVAEIDPDAPWAHPRAKELDEISFAHWLETQTDDEEARLNIGMFIAGAMLTKPAHAFSALQALLMAASAGSFSNLVDADFILDQRVVGGLQQVPLRLAERLGDAVRLGQPVRTVRWQPDAPASGVVAVTDSLEVHAKHIVLALPPILISRISYEPPLPRRQQQLHQHLSMGFVIKVHAVYETPFWREAGLSGTAFSPYELCHEAYDNTNHGDPRGTLVGFVSDEEADGVFSLTPEERKARILESMSHYYGPEALNPVVYYESDWGSEEWTRGAYAASFDMGGLARYGADLRTPVGPIHFSCSDMAGKGYQHVDGAIRVGREVAAEILGSK; from the coding sequence ATGGAACGCATCGACTGCGACGTCGTCATCGTCGGCGCCGGGGCATCCGGCCTCACCGCCGCCAACACACTGAAGGATGCCGGCAGGAGCGTCGTCGTGCTCGAGGCGCGCGAGCGCATCGGTGGCCGCCTCTGGACCGACGACATCGACGGCGCGATGCTCGAGATCGGCGGCCAGTGGGTCTCGCCCGACCAGGATGCGCTCATCGAGACGCTCGCCGAGCTCGGCCTCGAGACGTACTCCCGCTATCGCGAGGGCGAGAACGTCTACATCGATGCGAGCGGCGAGCGCCGGCTCTTCGAGGGCGACATCTTCCCGGTGCCCGCGAAGACCGAGAACGAGATCGTCGGCCTCATCGAGAAGCTCGACGCGCTCGTCGCCGAGATCGACCCCGACGCACCCTGGGCGCACCCGCGCGCGAAGGAGCTCGACGAGATCTCGTTCGCGCACTGGCTCGAGACGCAGACCGACGACGAGGAGGCGCGGCTGAACATCGGCATGTTCATCGCCGGCGCCATGCTCACGAAGCCGGCGCACGCCTTCTCGGCGCTGCAGGCGCTGCTCATGGCGGCATCCGCTGGCTCGTTCTCGAACCTCGTCGACGCCGACTTCATCCTCGACCAGCGCGTCGTCGGCGGCCTGCAGCAGGTGCCGCTGCGCCTCGCCGAGCGGCTCGGCGACGCGGTGCGGCTCGGCCAGCCCGTGCGCACCGTGCGCTGGCAGCCGGATGCCCCGGCCTCGGGTGTCGTCGCGGTGACCGACTCGCTCGAGGTGCACGCCAAGCACATCGTGCTCGCGCTGCCGCCGATCCTCATCAGCCGCATCTCGTACGAGCCGCCGCTGCCGCGTCGCCAGCAGCAGCTGCACCAGCACCTGTCGATGGGGTTCGTGATCAAGGTGCACGCGGTCTACGAGACGCCGTTCTGGCGCGAGGCCGGGCTTTCGGGCACGGCGTTCAGCCCGTACGAGCTCTGCCACGAGGCCTACGACAACACCAACCACGGCGACCCGCGGGGCACGCTCGTCGGCTTCGTCTCCGACGAGGAGGCGGACGGCGTGTTCTCGCTCACGCCCGAGGAGCGGAAGGCCCGGATCCTCGAGTCGATGTCGCACTACTACGGCCCCGAGGCACTGAACCCGGTCGTGTACTACGAGAGCGACTGGGGCTCCGAGGAGTGGACTCGCGGCGCGTACGCCGCGAGCTTCGACATGGGCGGGCTCGCACGGTACGGAGCCGACCTGCGCACCCCGGTCGGGCCGATCCACTTCTCGTGCTCCGACATGGCGGGCAAGGGCTACCAGCACGTCGACGGGGCGATCCGGGTCGGCCGCGAGGTCGCCGCCGAGATCCTCGGGAGCAAGTGA
- a CDS encoding universal stress protein, translated as MPTRIVVGYIANESGADALALATRIARASEAVLEVVIVLPSEARGSVVPPDAGYERFLRERSRTWLAEASAALGDEVAQSLHIRYAESFAEGLIAAAHEFEAMLIVVGAARGGILGRVRIGSVANELLHSSDVPVALAPAGSREVPTGQGVTRITAAVGTRPGAEGLLEASVRLARLTHAPLRLLSLVSIDLPAGMDEELAQLTSTVHAEEVLLTARRALPESVESTAVTAKGTTIEAAVQSLDWHAGELVLVGSNRLATPSHLFLGSTAAKMLRELPVPMIVVPRTATARATTPRTTT; from the coding sequence ATGCCCACCCGCATCGTCGTCGGCTACATCGCCAACGAGAGCGGTGCCGACGCGCTCGCCCTCGCGACCCGCATCGCCCGCGCGAGCGAGGCCGTGCTCGAGGTCGTCATCGTGCTGCCGAGCGAGGCGCGCGGCAGCGTCGTTCCGCCGGATGCCGGATACGAGCGGTTCCTCAGGGAACGCTCGCGCACGTGGCTGGCCGAGGCCTCGGCCGCGCTCGGCGACGAGGTGGCCCAGTCGCTGCACATCCGCTACGCGGAGTCGTTCGCCGAGGGCCTGATCGCGGCCGCGCACGAGTTCGAGGCGATGCTCATCGTCGTCGGCGCGGCGCGCGGCGGCATCCTCGGACGCGTTCGCATCGGTTCGGTCGCGAACGAACTGCTGCACTCCTCCGACGTGCCGGTGGCGCTCGCCCCCGCGGGGTCGCGCGAAGTGCCGACCGGTCAGGGCGTGACCCGCATCACGGCCGCGGTCGGCACCAGGCCGGGGGCCGAGGGGCTGCTCGAGGCATCCGTGCGGCTGGCCCGGCTCACGCATGCGCCGTTGCGGCTGCTCTCCCTCGTCTCGATCGACCTGCCGGCCGGCATGGACGAGGAACTCGCCCAGCTCACGAGCACCGTGCACGCCGAGGAGGTGCTGCTGACAGCCCGGCGCGCCCTGCCCGAGAGCGTGGAGTCCACCGCGGTCACTGCGAAGGGCACGACCATCGAGGCCGCCGTGCAGTCACTCGACTGGCATGCGGGCGAGCTCGTGCTCGTCGGCTCGAACCGGCTCGCGACACCGAGCCACCTGTTCCTCGGCTCGACGGCGGCCAAGATGCTGCGCGAGCTGCCGGTGCCGATGATCGTGGTGCCGCGCACCGCGACGGCGCGCGCCACGACGCCGCGCACCACGACCTGA
- a CDS encoding APC family permease: MTHPSDNPAPITEASRAIDGAAGGLSKKGLSAGSVGLIGAIVIGISCIAPAYTLTAALGPTVSEVGVQVPAIILVGFIPMLLVAFGYRELNRRMPDSGTSFTWATRAFGPWVGWLAGWGLVAATILVLSNLAGIAVDFLFLLISQIAGNPDIADIAANPFVNVVTCLLFMLGATWISYRDMQTTQKLQYWLVGFQVAVLVIFSVAALVEVANGNAFDATAIELSWFNPFAVESFSAFAAGLSLSIFIFWGWDVTLTMNEETRGSEKTPGRAATITVVTIVVLYLLIAVSLIAFAGVGTGEFGLGNPDIQDNVFFHLAGPILGPLAVLVSLAVLTSSASSLQSTFVSPARTLLAMGHYGALPEKFAKVSPRFFTPGYATIVSAIVASVFYAVMRFVSENVLWDTITALGMMICFYYGITAFACVWFFRAVWFRSVRNVFFTLLFPLVGGVILAVLFFTTLIDSMDPDYGSGSSVAGLGLVFVLGVVVLLSGVVIMLWQWRKRPAFFRGETLSRAVAED; this comes from the coding sequence ATGACGCATCCCTCCGACAACCCGGCGCCGATCACCGAGGCATCCCGCGCCATCGACGGCGCGGCCGGCGGTCTCTCGAAGAAGGGCCTCTCGGCCGGTTCGGTCGGCCTCATCGGCGCGATCGTCATCGGCATCTCGTGCATCGCCCCCGCCTACACGCTGACGGCCGCGCTCGGACCGACGGTGTCGGAGGTCGGCGTGCAAGTGCCGGCGATCATCCTCGTCGGCTTCATCCCGATGCTGCTCGTGGCGTTCGGCTATCGCGAACTCAATCGCCGCATGCCCGACTCGGGCACTTCGTTCACGTGGGCGACCCGCGCGTTCGGGCCGTGGGTGGGGTGGCTCGCCGGCTGGGGGCTCGTCGCCGCGACGATCCTCGTGCTGTCGAACCTCGCGGGCATCGCCGTGGACTTCCTCTTCCTCCTGATCTCGCAGATCGCGGGCAATCCCGACATCGCCGACATCGCCGCGAACCCGTTCGTCAACGTCGTCACGTGCCTGCTGTTCATGCTCGGCGCGACGTGGATCTCGTATCGCGACATGCAGACGACCCAGAAGCTGCAGTACTGGCTCGTCGGCTTCCAGGTCGCCGTGCTCGTCATCTTCTCGGTCGCGGCGCTCGTCGAGGTCGCGAACGGCAACGCCTTCGACGCGACCGCGATCGAGCTCTCGTGGTTCAACCCCTTCGCCGTCGAGTCGTTCTCGGCGTTCGCCGCGGGGCTCTCGCTCTCGATCTTCATCTTCTGGGGCTGGGACGTCACGCTCACGATGAACGAGGAGACGCGCGGTTCGGAGAAGACCCCGGGCCGGGCGGCGACCATCACCGTGGTCACGATCGTGGTGCTCTACCTGCTCATCGCGGTCTCGCTCATCGCCTTCGCGGGCGTCGGCACCGGCGAGTTCGGCCTCGGCAACCCCGACATTCAAGACAACGTGTTCTTCCACCTCGCGGGCCCGATCCTCGGCCCGCTTGCGGTGCTCGTCTCGCTCGCCGTGCTCACGAGCTCGGCGTCGAGCCTGCAGTCGACCTTCGTTTCGCCCGCGCGCACCCTGCTCGCGATGGGGCACTACGGCGCCCTGCCCGAGAAGTTCGCGAAGGTCAGCCCGCGCTTCTTCACGCCCGGCTACGCGACGATCGTCTCGGCGATCGTGGCCTCGGTCTTCTACGCGGTCATGCGCTTCGTGAGCGAGAACGTGCTGTGGGACACGATCACGGCGCTCGGCATGATGATCTGCTTCTACTACGGCATCACGGCGTTCGCGTGCGTCTGGTTCTTCCGAGCGGTGTGGTTCCGTTCGGTGCGCAACGTCTTCTTCACGCTGCTGTTCCCGCTCGTCGGCGGGGTCATCCTCGCGGTGCTGTTCTTCACGACGCTGATCGACAGCATGGACCCCGACTACGGTTCCGGCTCGTCGGTCGCGGGGCTCGGGCTCGTCTTCGTGCTCGGCGTGGTCGTGCTGCTCTCGGGCGTCGTCATCATGCTGTGGCAGTGGCGGAAGCGCCCGGCGTTCTTCCGCGGCGAGACCCTCTCGCGCGCGGTCGCTGAGGACTGA
- a CDS encoding MaoC family dehydratase N-terminal domain-containing protein — protein sequence MPVNPELQGRVLPPTEPYLVGREKVREFARAVFATNPINLDPEAARAAGYDDVVAPPTFPIVVQELTLAQLLAEPDAGIDFSRVVHGDQRFSYSRPVVAGDLLTATLTVSSVKTLGAHSIVVAESVIVDADGAHVVTALSQLVVRGED from the coding sequence GTGCCAGTGAACCCCGAGCTGCAGGGGCGGGTCCTCCCGCCGACCGAGCCCTACCTCGTCGGTCGTGAGAAGGTGCGCGAGTTCGCCCGTGCCGTCTTCGCGACGAATCCGATCAACCTCGATCCCGAGGCCGCGCGCGCGGCCGGCTACGACGACGTGGTCGCTCCGCCGACCTTCCCGATCGTCGTGCAAGAGCTCACGCTCGCCCAATTGCTGGCCGAGCCCGACGCCGGCATCGACTTCTCCCGAGTCGTGCACGGCGATCAGCGCTTCAGCTACTCACGCCCCGTCGTCGCCGGCGACCTGCTCACCGCGACCCTGACGGTCTCGAGCGTCAAGACCCTCGGCGCGCACTCGATCGTCGTCGCCGAGTCGGTCATCGTCGATGCCGACGGCGCCCACGTGGTGACCGCCCTGTCGCAGCTCGTCGTGCGAGGAGAAGACTGA
- a CDS encoding MaoC family dehydratase, giving the protein MPAPDFASLAVGDIVAEQSFPLTRDSLVRYAGASGDFNPIHYRDDVAHAVGLPGVLAHGMLTMGFAVQPVVDWAGDPGRVVDYQVRFTRPVVVDPAIGAVVSVIAKVGQLDEAETVARIDLTVKVGEETVLGKAQVRVALG; this is encoded by the coding sequence ATGCCCGCCCCCGACTTCGCCTCCCTCGCCGTCGGCGACATCGTCGCCGAGCAGTCGTTCCCGCTCACCCGTGACTCGCTCGTGCGTTACGCCGGCGCTTCGGGCGACTTCAACCCGATCCACTACCGCGACGACGTCGCGCACGCGGTGGGCCTTCCCGGTGTGCTCGCCCACGGCATGCTCACCATGGGGTTCGCGGTGCAGCCCGTCGTCGACTGGGCCGGCGACCCCGGCCGCGTCGTCGACTACCAGGTGCGCTTCACCCGCCCCGTCGTCGTCGACCCCGCGATCGGCGCCGTCGTCTCGGTGATCGCGAAGGTCGGCCAGCTCGACGAAGCCGAGACCGTGGCCCGCATCGACCTGACCGTGAAGGTCGGCGAAGAGACGGTGCTCGGCAAGGCGCAAGTGCGCGTCGCGCTCGGCTGA
- a CDS encoding UDP-N-acetylmuramate dehydrogenase, giving the protein MSGDIRFAEYTTLRVGGPIDRLLTATTQRDLVDLAGETWATDAPWLALGGGSNLLVGDEGFDGTVIRVATHGIEVLPGSGDEHSVRVRVQAGESWDDLVAWTVEHGYSGIEALSGIPGSVGAAPVQNIGAYGQELASTLVAIEFLDEGADAPRRMTADELELAYRTSVLKQGLRGIVVTVELELHDTAAEREVLGEALGRPIAYGQLAAALRVQQGDRVPIAKVRESVLELRASKGMVLDAADADSVSAGSFFTNPIVGEHVARTLPAAAPRWYVEPEAPDEVIPLGSLGSESPLDAFLAHQAELEASDSVSADRNASETGPLVKLSAAWLIEQSGIGRGFALPGSRAAISSKHTLALTNRGDASADEIVQLARFVQSRVQAEFGIVLRPEPVLVGVEL; this is encoded by the coding sequence ATGAGCGGCGACATCCGTTTCGCGGAGTACACGACCCTGCGGGTCGGCGGTCCGATCGATCGACTCCTCACGGCGACGACGCAGCGCGATCTCGTCGACCTCGCCGGTGAGACCTGGGCGACGGATGCCCCGTGGCTCGCGCTCGGCGGGGGCTCCAACCTGCTGGTCGGCGACGAGGGGTTCGACGGCACGGTGATCCGCGTCGCGACGCACGGCATCGAGGTGCTGCCGGGCTCCGGTGACGAGCACTCGGTGCGCGTGCGCGTGCAGGCCGGCGAGTCGTGGGACGACCTCGTCGCCTGGACGGTCGAGCACGGCTACTCGGGCATCGAGGCGCTCTCTGGCATTCCCGGCTCGGTCGGTGCGGCGCCGGTGCAGAACATCGGCGCCTACGGGCAGGAGCTCGCGTCGACGCTCGTCGCGATCGAGTTCCTCGACGAGGGGGCCGATGCCCCGCGACGCATGACGGCCGACGAGCTCGAGCTCGCCTATCGCACCTCGGTGCTGAAGCAGGGCCTGCGGGGCATCGTCGTGACGGTCGAGCTCGAACTGCACGACACCGCCGCCGAGCGCGAGGTGCTGGGAGAGGCACTCGGCCGGCCGATCGCCTACGGGCAGCTCGCTGCCGCGCTGCGCGTGCAGCAGGGCGACCGGGTGCCGATCGCGAAGGTTCGCGAGAGCGTGCTCGAGCTGCGCGCGTCGAAGGGCATGGTGCTCGATGCGGCCGACGCCGACTCGGTGAGCGCCGGCTCGTTCTTCACCAACCCGATCGTCGGCGAGCACGTCGCGCGCACGCTGCCCGCGGCGGCACCGCGATGGTACGTCGAACCCGAGGCGCCCGACGAGGTGATCCCGCTCGGTTCGCTCGGCTCGGAGTCGCCGCTCGACGCCTTCCTCGCGCACCAGGCCGAGCTCGAGGCATCCGACAGCGTCTCCGCCGACCGGAACGCGAGCGAGACGGGGCCGCTCGTGAAGCTCTCGGCCGCGTGGCTGATCGAGCAGTCGGGCATCGGCCGGGGGTTCGCGCTGCCCGGTTCCCGCGCCGCGATCTCGTCGAAGCACACCCTCGCCCTCACCAATCGGGGCGACGCCTCGGCCGACGAGATCGTGCAGCTCGCCAGATTCGTGCAGAGCCGGGTGCAGGCCGAGTTCGGCATCGTGCTGCGGCCCGAACCCGTGCTCGTCGGCGTCGAGCTCTAG
- a CDS encoding PspC domain-containing protein has translation METNPTAPEADPVQDDAKGDSAASGPTTPEAAGSPPSSGGPGAATPAPGTGTGFSPWLRRLGVPRRSGWLGGVCAGVAARLGIDPIIVRGIVVVIALLGAPLVLLYAVAWLLLPDTDGEIHFERLTRGIVDPAIVGIAVMGVIGLVPLVQGGWLGWRWWPDMTISDPIFGFNLTWPLRVLWVLLIVGAVIALVVWLARRASQNPPDGGGPRMASAATAAASGYPASTAFAASDAPATTGTAASTEPPVPANGADAAAIAEWRAQHEAWRLSHAEWKSGQESAERAARARAAAENKAKAIALTAQADEARAARRASRPRASAAFVFTFLGLALVAGSIAAVWALGRPSVAGFAIPIALAAVTMLLSLGMVIAALRRRRSGALAFTTTLATASMMVAVLASSFMPQGVLIPPGHSVSLDRTQRLVQPFGDAYLYATPSLIGDSTPVIELRQGTGDTWITLDEGAEIELDAREAGPVQLFITSPDGSVRSTSQLGDADSRVLMLGGEPAVAEDLTGDADARIVLEQGSGMVHIEIREGA, from the coding sequence ATGGAGACGAACCCGACCGCCCCTGAGGCGGACCCAGTGCAGGACGACGCGAAGGGGGACTCCGCGGCGTCCGGCCCGACCACCCCGGAGGCGGCGGGATCGCCTCCATCCTCCGGCGGACCCGGCGCGGCGACACCCGCGCCGGGCACCGGCACCGGGTTCTCCCCGTGGTTGCGCCGACTCGGCGTACCGCGTCGCTCGGGCTGGCTCGGCGGCGTCTGCGCGGGCGTCGCCGCCCGTCTCGGCATCGACCCGATCATCGTGCGTGGCATCGTCGTGGTGATCGCCCTGCTCGGCGCCCCGCTCGTGCTGCTCTACGCCGTGGCGTGGCTGCTGCTGCCCGACACCGACGGCGAGATCCACTTCGAACGGCTGACTCGCGGCATCGTCGACCCGGCGATCGTCGGTATCGCCGTCATGGGAGTGATCGGGCTCGTGCCGCTCGTGCAGGGCGGATGGCTCGGCTGGCGCTGGTGGCCCGACATGACGATCTCCGACCCGATCTTCGGCTTCAACCTCACCTGGCCGCTGCGCGTGCTGTGGGTGCTCCTCATCGTCGGGGCGGTCATCGCCCTCGTCGTCTGGCTCGCACGGCGAGCCTCCCAGAACCCCCCGGACGGCGGCGGGCCGCGAATGGCTTCCGCGGCGACCGCCGCCGCTTCGGGGTATCCCGCGTCGACCGCGTTCGCGGCATCGGATGCGCCGGCGACGACGGGAACCGCGGCGAGCACCGAGCCGCCCGTGCCGGCGAACGGCGCCGATGCGGCGGCCATCGCCGAGTGGCGCGCGCAGCACGAGGCGTGGCGACTCTCGCACGCCGAGTGGAAGTCGGGCCAGGAGAGCGCCGAGCGGGCCGCCCGAGCCAGGGCCGCCGCCGAGAACAAGGCGAAGGCCATCGCACTCACCGCCCAGGCCGATGAGGCCCGGGCCGCGCGCCGGGCCAGCCGCCCCCGGGCGAGCGCCGCGTTCGTGTTCACGTTCCTCGGTCTGGCCCTCGTCGCCGGATCGATCGCGGCGGTCTGGGCGCTCGGCCGACCGAGTGTCGCCGGGTTCGCGATCCCGATCGCCCTCGCGGCCGTGACGATGCTGCTCTCGCTCGGCATGGTCATCGCCGCGCTCCGGCGCCGGCGAAGCGGCGCCCTCGCATTCACGACGACGCTCGCCACGGCCTCGATGATGGTGGCCGTGCTCGCGTCGTCGTTCATGCCGCAGGGCGTGCTCATACCACCCGGACACAGCGTCTCGCTCGACCGTACCCAACGACTCGTGCAGCCGTTCGGCGACGCGTACCTCTACGCGACCCCTTCCCTCATCGGTGATTCAACCCCCGTCATCGAGCTTCGACAGGGCACCGGAGACACGTGGATCACGCTCGACGAGGGCGCCGAGATCGAGCTCGACGCGCGCGAAGCCGGGCCCGTCCAGCTCTTCATCACCTCGCCCGACGGCTCGGTGCGGTCGACATCGCAACTCGGTGATGCGGACTCCCGGGTGCTGATGCTCGGCGGCGAGCCGGCGGTCGCAGAGGACCTCACCGGCGATGCCGACGCGCGGATCGTGCTCGAGCAGGGGTCCGGCATGGTGCACATCGAGATTCGCGAAGGAGCATGA
- a CDS encoding ATP-binding protein codes for MDTRAIGTTDAAASVPAGGVHPGTAPRMTRPRACVATGVSAGLARHLGWPVWVVRAAFVATSFASGAGLLLYLWLWVLTPWAPGESRPTRRAPVAWVLVVASAVSLLAAWATSGLVVETDGTGLDRWIFAVLAGVGLAVASGAWATFIDRPDPDRGPRNEFAIRVVATSLLAITALALVFGPSAYRYPVPTFVAALAAVIGIALVYVPTLIASWRELTAERTRRIREEQRSEIAAHLHDSVLQTLALIQNRAGATSEVARIARAQERELRDWLFAGDTPADSDLGTDLRDFAAALEIDYPVTVDVVVVGESRERASGEVAAAAREAMLNAARHAGGEVSVYVESTPETVEVFVRDRGPGFALADVPRDRLGVRESIIGRMRRAGGSGEVRPGAGGVGTEVRLRFPAERGEPVRG; via the coding sequence ATGGACACGCGGGCGATCGGAACGACGGATGCCGCGGCATCCGTGCCGGCCGGCGGCGTGCACCCCGGCACGGCACCGCGCATGACCCGACCCCGCGCGTGCGTTGCGACCGGGGTCTCGGCCGGGCTCGCGCGGCACCTCGGCTGGCCGGTCTGGGTCGTGCGTGCGGCATTCGTCGCGACGAGTTTCGCCAGCGGCGCCGGACTCCTGCTCTACCTCTGGCTCTGGGTGCTCACCCCGTGGGCGCCGGGCGAGTCACGGCCGACCCGGCGTGCTCCGGTCGCGTGGGTGCTCGTCGTCGCTTCGGCCGTGTCGCTCCTCGCCGCGTGGGCGACGAGCGGGCTCGTCGTGGAGACGGACGGCACGGGGCTCGACCGGTGGATCTTCGCGGTGCTCGCGGGCGTCGGCCTCGCCGTGGCATCCGGAGCCTGGGCGACCTTCATCGATCGACCCGACCCCGACCGCGGCCCCCGCAACGAATTCGCGATCAGGGTCGTGGCGACGTCGCTGCTCGCGATCACCGCGCTGGCCCTCGTCTTCGGTCCGAGCGCGTACCGGTATCCCGTGCCCACGTTCGTCGCCGCGCTCGCCGCGGTCATCGGCATCGCCCTCGTCTACGTGCCGACGCTCATCGCCTCGTGGCGCGAGCTCACCGCCGAACGCACGAGGCGCATTCGCGAGGAGCAGCGCAGCGAGATCGCCGCGCACCTGCACGACTCGGTGCTCCAGACGCTCGCGCTCATCCAGAACCGGGCCGGCGCCACGAGCGAGGTCGCCCGCATCGCCCGCGCACAGGAGCGCGAGCTGCGCGACTGGCTCTTCGCCGGCGACACGCCCGCCGACAGCGATCTCGGCACCGACCTGCGCGACTTCGCGGCGGCACTGGAGATCGACTACCCGGTGACGGTCGACGTCGTCGTTGTGGGGGAGTCGCGCGAGCGCGCGAGCGGCGAGGTCGCCGCGGCGGCACGCGAGGCGATGCTCAACGCCGCCAGGCATGCGGGCGGGGAGGTGTCGGTGTACGTGGAGTCGACCCCCGAGACCGTCGAGGTGTTCGTGCGCGATCGCGGCCCGGGCTTCGCGCTCGCCGACGTGCCGCGCGACCGGCTCGGGGTGCGCGAGTCGATCATCGGCCGCATGCGCCGCGCCGGCGGATCGGGCGAGGTGCGCCCGGGGGCAGGCGGTGTCGGCACCGAGGTGCGGCTGCGGTTCCCGGCAGAGCGCGGGGAGCCGGTTCGTGGCTGA